In Ovis canadensis isolate MfBH-ARS-UI-01 breed Bighorn chromosome 19, ARS-UI_OviCan_v2, whole genome shotgun sequence, the genomic window CACAGACTTTGGAACCCAACCTCCATAAGACAAGACACAACCAGTTTTTTAGAAAGCACAAACTCTGAGTCAGTGGAGACCAGACTGACATCCTGGCTTTGTCACCAGCTTCTCTGAGGCCTCAGGTAAATTAGTCACCCTCTTTGAGCCTTAGTTTTTTCACTGCAAAATAGGTATCACTATGGGATTGCTGAAAAGAGTAGAGATGATGTGTAAAACACCTAGCATGTggaaagtactcaataaatggtggCTTGTCAGAGCTATTAgcaaacaggcaaatttgtccaaTCAACAAACAGactaaaaaaagcaaaacataaattctcagaaagcaaaaaaaaaaaaccaccacaggCCCTCTCTCCCCTGTTTGGTGCTTCTTCTGTCTCCGGTAACACACCAGCacacaaaactgaaaacaattttATCTTATCTTCCCCAATTCCAATTGCCCCCAAAGAAAGCAAATCATTCTAGGACTGCATGGCTGTCCCTCTGAATGAGGGCACGGTGCTGGAGTCCATAGCGTAAAATGGAAAGGGGGCAGCATCGGCTTCCCAGGGTGCAGGGCAATGGTGGCACAGCTTTGCACTTAACTGCTTGGCTCCACAACTGGTTCTGTGTCTTCTCCCTCTGCTCACACAAAGCCAGAGAGTTCCTACCTCTTGGTCAAACCCTAGAGAGCATCCCTTGCTACCAAAGGCAGTGGACTTAAAACCCACCCCTTGAAAACTGGGTGACTCTCAGCCTTCAGGATTACCTGAGGCCCCTGTTCTGAGGCTGTTCACCAGCCACATGGCTCAGATTAAAACAGCTCTGCCAGATTAGACAGAAGATTCTGTACCTGACATGCAAGCTTAAAAGGAAAACTAACTTTTAATAAAAGCACGAAAGTTTACATTGTCCTTTCTGATAGCTTGCTTCTCAGCAGAAAAGTGATGAAGGTTTAAACAAAAGGGGAGTCCTGGCTCCTTGGGGAAATTAATCACTTTTGTAGAAATCAAAGATCATTCCAGCTATCctgcactgaactgataggaGCTACATCTTTTCAGCCACCACATAAGCACCTTTGTGGACCGAGGGACAGACACTGGGTTGAGCGCACTGATCACACCAACCCTGCAAGGCAGGCACCACTGACCCCAGTGTTGAGATGGGGAAGCCAAGGCCAATTAGAATAATAGCTTGCCCCGCTAGAAAGAAGCCAGGTAGGTTTGGGACCTATATTTTAGAGCTGTTTTTACATCTTCCTCAACCTGGTTTGACTCATTGTTAGATACAATGGATAAATCTGCCAGAAATGTAATCAGCCACCAAGCTTAGCAATGTTCTGTTTAGGAAAGGAAGTTTAGGGGGAGTGTCATTTCGCTGAGGGCCTGTTTCTGCTCTCCACACTCCTTTCCTCTCAGACTCAGGAATAGCCGGTGTTCCGAGGGCACAGTGGCTTCAAACCACAGGGTCATTCTCTTGAAGGGGTATCACGGAATTTTTCTTAACAAGTGTAAAAGgctaaattgcttttaaaaaaaaagtgttttttttttaaacatataaatcTGATCTTGGCAGTTATTCTTGACAGGCTTTCCTCCACTTAATGCCCTAACGGGGATGAATCTTCCCTTGAAAATGTTCTACATACGAATCTTTCCTAAATACCGTGCTCATCGGACCTGCCAGATAGGGCTTGTTTCCTGGGAACCCCAGAACCGCTGCGGGGCTCACATTCCCACCAGAACCCCTGCACCTCAACTCCACAGAGTTCTTGGAATTTTCCTTGGGGTCTGCTTGCTGTGAGAATACCAAGTGGATCTATTGTGTTGGAGGCACATTAAAAACCAGCCGAACTCTCCAGACTTGTGGAGACACGGTGGCCAGGAGTTCCGGTTCTGGCTCCCGCGGTGACCTGAGGACGCCTCAGTTTTACCTCTGTGAAAGGAGCGGGGTCCGGAGAGCACTAAGGTGACACACCACACGGCCGCCTCAGGCGTGACAAAGACTGGTCGCCGGGCCCTTGAGCCTCCCTCAAGAGGACGGAATTCTCTCAGAGCGCCTTCTCTGCTTGGAGCTGGACTCCGGCGGTGTGGCCCTGCCGCCAGGGCGCGTCCTGAAGCTCCGCCAGCCCTGCCAACCCCTACCGCGACCATCGGATGTTCTCCATAGACGCCGCGGCCGCGCCCCTGCGCAAGCCTCGGAGGCCTAACCCCGCACGCGCCTGCACCCTTCTCGCCCCAGCCACGCCCCCCGGccacgcccccgcccccgccgcggcGCGTGCAACCCCGCCCTCCCCGGAGTCTCCGAGCGGCGCGCGGGTGGTGGGCGGGGCGCGGGCGGTGGGCGGGGCGAGACGGGGCGGAGCGCGCGGGAGGCGGAGCCGAGCTGGGGATTCCTGCTCCCCGCGAGCGCCCGGCCCAGCAGAGCTGCCCGGCCGTCCGAGGGCCCCCGCGCAGGGGGCGGCGGGGAACCCCAGACGCCGCCGGGCCGGGAGGGAGCCCCACGCCAAGCGAGCCGCCGCCCCCGCCTCCGCGCCGCCCCCGCGCGGGCCTGACTGGGGGTCCGACGCGTCTTCACTCCGCCCGCCGCCAGCCCCCGCGATCCCGCCGTCCGCTCGCCTACCGGTCTCCCGCGCGCCATGCAGCCACCGCCAGCCCCGCGCGCGTAGGCGCCCGCCGCAGGCCATGCTGCCCCTGCTTGCCGCGCTGCTGGCCGCCGCCTGCCCGCTGCCGCCCGCCCGCGGCGGGGCTGTGGACGCGCCGGGCCTCCTCGGGGCGCCCCTCAACGCCTCGGTCAACGCGTCGTCCTCAGACGAGCCGGCCGCCCCGCGGTTGCTGGCCTCGGCTGCGCCCGGGGCCCCCGAGCGCCCGGAGGAGGAAGCGGCGGCGCCGTGCAACATCAGCGTGCAGCGGCAGATGCTGAGCTCGTTGCTCGTGCGCTGGGGCCGCCCGCGGGGCTTCCAGTGCGACCTGCTGCTCTTCTCCACCAACGCGCACGGCCGCGCCTTCTTCGCCGCCGCCTTCCACCGTGTCGGGCCGCCGCTGCTCATCGAGCACCTGGGGCTGGCGGCGGGCGGCGCGCAGCAGGACCTGCGCCTCTGCGTGGGCTGCAGCTGGGTGCGCGGCCGCCGCCCCGGCCGCCTCCGGCCCACCGGCGCCACCGCCGGGGCGCCCACCGCTCTGCCCGCCTACCCCGCGACTGAGCCCCCCGGGCCGCTGTGGCTGCAGGGCGAGCCACTGCATTTCTGCTGCCTGGACTTCAGCCTGGAGGAGCTGCAGGGCGAGCCGGGCTGGCGGCTGAACCGCAAGCCCATCGAGTCCACGCTGGTGGCCTGCTTCATGACCCTGGTCATCGTCGTGTGGAGCGTGGCCGCCCTCATCTGGCCGGTGCCCATCATCGCCGGCTTCCTGCCCAACGGCATGGAGCAGCGCCGGACCACCgccagcgccgccgccgccgcccccgccgccgtgcCCGCGGggaccaccgccgccgccgccgccgccgcagccgctGCGGCCGCCGCCGCGGCCGTCACCTCGGGGACGGCGACCAAGTGACCCGCCCCGCTCCTTTCCGTGTCCGTCCCGTGTCCGCGCTCTCGGTGCCTTTCCCGCCGGGAGACGCGGCCGGTGTGCTTCGTGCTGTAGTGACCGTTAGTTCTTCGGGGGAGGGGACCGCCGAAGAGGCCCCAGCGTGTGGGAAAAGCCAGGTTTGTGCCCCGCTTCTGGCTCCGAAAAGCTGCAAGCCCTTGCCCTGCAGGGTGGGATCCGCAGCTTGGAAGACGGAGAGGAGGGAAATGGGGCCCCTTCCCCTTATTTGCgcaccctgccctcctccctccccgcaccCACGTGCCCTATATTCATGGCAGAAAACGACCAAATCCtgtgtatttgttttatatatttaataactgttttaaatgaaagttttagtaaaaaaaaaaaaaggtaaattgcTATTGCTGTAGTCAGAGAAGCTCTTTGTATCTGAACATAGTATTtgaaatttgttgttttttaatttatttaaaagggGGGCATGGGAATGATTTAACATCGATATATTGTTACCGCTGAAAATGAACTTTATGAACCTTTTTCCAAGTCGATCTATCCAGTGACGTGGCCAGATGGGCGTTTCTTCTTGTACTCTGTgttttttttggcttttaataCAGACATTTTCCTCCAGAGATGCGTATGTGCCTTTTCTTTATTTGATTTGGAAAAGGAATCCAAGAATTATGAGATGATCCCCTGAAACGTGAGAAAGGGAATCTCCAAAAAGTTAGAGAAGGGCTAACTCTATCTCCCTTACCTGTCTGGGAGAGGTGGGAGATGGAAACCAAATTACTGACCCTAATGCCCCCGCCCGATGTAGTTTCCCCCTTGCACCACACTGCCCTCCCCTGAAACAACATCCCTACCCCCTCAGCCTCACTACCACTTGTCATGGTGGCATACAGAGTTTTATGTGACTTATCTTTTTACCCACTTCCGGTAAGCCCCACAAAACACCCAGTAAAGTGCTGAAATGGTAAAATCAGTAGGTTCTCTGAGACAAGTGTCTTTCATGaaaatgattcattttaaaaGGCATGTACATTTCCTTTTCATATGTGTAACCTTTAGTATATGAACACGTTTCAAAAGCTGGTTTTAAAACGGGGTATTTTGGCATTAAGATTTTTTCTCAAGTAAAGTCTTATGGACTAATAaacacctttaaaaaattattaaagctactttccctttctccatcccCTCCCCACTTTTGCGTGAATACGTGCTCTAGAGCATTCCGTTCTGGTGAATAGCAGGTACTGTTCTTGATTGTTCTCAAAGTAGGGTCCCTGGGACAGAAGCATCAGTAGcacctgggaatttgttagaaatgtaaaACTGGGGCCCTGTCCAGGAACTACAGATGCAGAAGCTCTGGGGTGGGGCCCCACAATCTGTTGTCTCTCCCCGCTCAGTTCCAACCACCAGGATCTCACAGTCCTCAGTCTAGGTTTGAAAACCCCTACGCGGGTGCTGACATGTAGTCATTTCTGCCACCCCCGGGAATGGGCCAGGGTCCAAGGGTATTTTGAGGAGGATGGGGATTTACTGTGGTTCTCTGGTGGCACGGCTGCGGCTCACCCAGAACAAATAAGGGACTCTCTCCACCTCTCACTCAGCATTTTCTGGTGTTCCAGCTGTCTGAGTGTTGCCAGAACTGTTTCCTTACCTAAAGGACTGGGGTTAGCTAATGTGCTGGGGAGGACCCATTATTTTTTGTGCTTTCATGGGCCAGTGATGAAGGTCAAAATACTTAGCATCCAGATAACACCCTAAGGCCTCAGTTTGACCCTTCATACAAATTGTCTCCCAGAAAGCTTTTTTGGCACTTGAGGAAATAACCTGCTTGGGGAGGGGTACCCACCAGGACCCAATTTGCACTGTGACCAGAGTccttcctgggctcctgggaAGTTCCATCAGACTTCCTGAGGGTCAGTTGGCAGGGGCAGGGCGGAGTAAGAGTGATGACCCCCCTAGCTCTCTACTTCACCCTGGGTCTGACCCTGGACTGCAGGTTTGAACTTTGTTCAGAACCTAAAAGAGCCCCCTCCTAGTGGCTGTGCCTCGGAGTCTTGTCCCTGCAGTTTTCTGAGCAGTCCGAAGCTCCACACAGTTCTATCCCAGAGGATACACTTGTGAATTCCACCCCAGCTCCCAGGCTTCCTTGTAAGTCCCACTCTGGACTGAAATCATGACTCACACTGTATAATGGTCTAGAATTGTGATCTTTCTCATTATAGTTAGGACCTTGGAATCTTATTTCAGAATATTCTATGGTCATAGGACTAGCTTGGCTGGAGTTAAATTCCATATTCACTGGTTCTTTTGGTAAAAAGATGCTGAGTTTTTTCCTAAAAGCGTTATCATTAATATCCTACCTCTCCTCCTGTGTTCCTAGATAACTCTGCAGCCTCTTTAGGAGGACTACAATGGCAatatggagacttccctggtggttcaggcggtgaagcatctgcccacaatgtgggagaccagggttcaatccctgggtcaggaagatcccctggagaaggaaatggcaacccactccagtactcttgcctggagaatcccatggacacagtccacagggttgcaaagagtcggacacgactgagcgacttcactttcacaatggcaataattataattattattatcaccATCATAAATAAATTGTTATTAACTTATTTTGGATTAGAGAAGGAGAAGTAGAAGGGAAAACAGTAACTAAGAGGAGAGAAGTGAATTTAccccttgagccaccaggaaagcccaaatttAAAACATCAGCTTTAATTTTGCACAgcagagaaaaccataaacaagatgaaaagacacctacagaatgggagaaaatatctgcaaatgatgcaaccgaccagggcttaatttccaaaatatgcaaacagttcatacaactcaacaacagaaaaccccacaaataacccaactgaaaaatgggcagaagacctaatcagacatctttccaaagaagacatacaaatggccaaaaggcacGT contains:
- the TMEM158 gene encoding transmembrane protein 158 — encoded protein: MFSIDAAAAPLRKPRRPNPARACTLLAPATPPGHAPAPAAARATPPSPESPSGARVVGGARAVGGARRGGARGRRSRAGDSCSPRAPGPAELPGRPRAPAQGAAGNPRRRRAGREPHAKRAAAPASAPPPRGPDWGSDASSLRPPPAPAIPPSARLPVSRAPCSHRQPRARRRPPQAMLPLLAALLAAACPLPPARGGAVDAPGLLGAPLNASVNASSSDEPAAPRLLASAAPGAPERPEEEAAAPCNISVQRQMLSSLLVRWGRPRGFQCDLLLFSTNAHGRAFFAAAFHRVGPPLLIEHLGLAAGGAQQDLRLCVGCSWVRGRRPGRLRPTGATAGAPTALPAYPATEPPGPLWLQGEPLHFCCLDFSLEELQGEPGWRLNRKPIESTLVACFMTLVIVVWSVAALIWPVPIIAGFLPNGMEQRRTTASAAAAAPAAVPAGTTAAAAAAAAAAAAAAAVTSGTATK